A single window of Mustela erminea isolate mMusErm1 chromosome 4, mMusErm1.Pri, whole genome shotgun sequence DNA harbors:
- the MDC1 gene encoding mediator of DNA damage checkpoint protein 1 isoform X1 — protein MEDTQAVNWDVEEEEETERCSESLGCSLEPVGRLHIFSSAHGPEKDFPLYLGKNMVGRMPDCSVTLPFSSISKQHAVIEILAWDKAPVLQDCGSLNGTQVLRPPKVLSPGVSHRLRDQELILFADLPCQYHRLNVPLPFVSRGPLTVEETPRVQGGTQPQRLLLAEDSEEEVDSPSERCVMKGQRTSPLAAVVPESDEEGPSPAPDGPGPPFAFSLDSDTDEEESQHPAAGEAFLAARRGSTAETEQPTAVATEIQLEKDQCSVKERNNGTEVERDARNGVVPLGATLARNQTAEEDSDTDMDESRPAEVHWERAQPSGFTDSDTDVEEEGIPATPAVVLTKKRQILHEISKKIPQAPALVHLQESPAHSDTDVEESEFQLAVPPERNQASVVIDSNTDDEEEVLAALTLAHLKESQADTWNRGTDVEESRAQPVALLEQNQTSAGRDSDTDSEEEGLPIEKKGTVPKCHIDKAYSEKRQSPLRDCDLGVDEDKSSLGAHLQRSQASATVDINTQVEEKALSGPAVTLVEKHQVPMVWTNQTNVEVEGGQAKLPVMHLEETQPPPPGDCETGAEEGTSLAASVVADTGKCQLPAEGDAGMEWAAAVLEQERALEARAQGESLVSQVEQDLLPVSRENLTDLVVDTGTSGEPIQPQREGAQTPTERERELHVDRTKDSGDNHGDSEDLDLQATQCFVERENQSPEAVQSMEDEATQAFLVTLPQDPGPSCCSFQAPGALDEPWEVLATQPFCLRESEASEPHPIAAHLDAHGSCPSTPRTPPQAQHPEIPVHEEALGTQGRGMQTVENDMGTPREAAEGVTPERGLLNRETKNLPAEEREDVIGKEELTRGKQMLARDNQGPESDQKVKSASIERNTETLNIEIEIPREVQEEEIGKQTLAREVFEREAEKLVLEREDEPSGLGIEVPEEKLESGPQRGETEKGSQDQEGQASHLTPEPRAGTGDHQGLTSTPGASGNQSDGAPMSPRRQQRGHWTCKMPPAEKASAGDQESADACLPPAVPEASALHHNSLLSQSQKHPVPQPFHSPSPSSLEPIPRTRQNGNQEVPETTLSSDMEPLHSKSKVRLRGSSRKTPSAVSSLALEPHSTIPTDQPLSPELTSRVTRGRTRRSSVMTPELVVPTAPELQTSTSKDQPVISESTLQVTRGRTNRFSVKTPELVVPIVPAVKPSTSKEQPAATELISQSRTHKSVKTPEPVVSTATQGRAHRSSDKTPKTVIPTAPELQPSTSKDQPVTPECTSRVTWGRTRRSSIKTPEPTVPTVPELQPSTSKDQSIITETISGATQSRTYRSSGKTPEPHVPTAPKVQPSIATDQPVTPEPTSRVTWGRTRRSSVKTPEPTVPTAPEVQPSTSKDQPVITEPTSGAPHSRTHRSSGKTPEPVIPIAPEVQPSIPTDQPVIPKPTSQGRTPRTSIKTPEPIVPTTPEHQLTTPGGQPVTPKRTSRGRTPRSSSKTPKSIVYTVPELQASTPTDQPVIPKLISLATRGRTQRSSIKTSEPVAPTAPELQPSFSTDQPVTPEPTSRATRGRTYRSFVKIPQPTELRAPDLESLTPTDQLVTPKAQGFQGKTLRSSGISAGPVLTTPEFQSPVPTDQPLPPEPISQANCSRKLRATRKYGSLTAPIVCEPYSALPEPKSRSSGNQRQGAVRVVESLRTTPKPALAQLPEAPTHATQIQKVEGAGRSEFTPEPLPKASQRCKRPLATVDSPPLQKRLQRGEVTQKTVFLKEEEEDPMERPRKEEDVVAPGPGKRKRDQAEEEPKGLPSRSLRRTKPNQESTAPKVLFTGVVDARGERAVLALGGSLASSVAEASHLVTDRVRRTVKFLCALGRGIPILSLDWLHQSRKAGCFLPPDEYVVTDPEQEKNFGFSLRDALSRARERRLLEGYEIHVTPGVQPPPPQMGEIISCCGGTVLPSMPRSYKPQRVVITCSQDFPRCSIPFRVGLPILSPEFLLTGVLKQEAKPEAFILSTLEMSSS, from the exons ATGGAGGACACCCAGGCTGTTAACTGGGATgttgaagaagaggaggagacagagagatgcAGTGAATCCTTAGGGTGTAGCTTGGAGCCCGTAGGGCGATTGCATATCTTCAGTAGTGCCCATGGACCAGAAAAAG ATTTCCCCCTGTATCTCGGGAAGAATATGGTGGGCCGAATGCCTGATTGCTCTGTGACCCTACCCTTTTCATCCATCTCCAAACAACATGCAGTGATTGAAATTTTGGCCTGGGACAAAGCGCCTGTCCTCCAAGATTGTGGCAGCCTCAATGGTACTCAAGTCCTAAGGCCTCCTAAGGTCCTAAGCCCAGGGGTGAGTCACCGGCTGAGGGACCAGGAGTTGATTCTCTTTGCTGACTTGCCCTGCCAGTACCATCGCCTGAATGTCCCCCTGCCCTTTGTTTCCCGGGGCCCTCTAACTGTAGAAGAGACACCCAGGGTACAGGGAGGAACTCAACCCCAGAGGCTCTTGTTGGCTGAGGACTCAGAGGAGGAAGTAG ATTCTCCTTCTGAAAGGTGTGTGATGAAAGGACAAAGGACCTCCCCTTTGGCAGCAGTAGTTCCAGAGAG TGATGAAGAAGGACCTTCTCCTGCCCCAGATGGCCCTGGGCCACCATTTGCCTTCAGCCTGGACAGTGACACAGATGAGGAAGAAAGTCAGCATCCAGCAGCAGGAGAGGCCTTCTTAGCTGCCAGAAGAGGCTCCACTGCAGAGACAGAACAGCCTACAGCTGTGGCAACTGAAATCCAGCTTGAAAAGGATCAGTGTTCAGTGAAGGAGAGGAACAATGGCACAGAAGTTGAGAGGGATGCAAGGAATGGGGTGGTCCCACTTGGGGCCACTCTGGCAAGAAACCAAACTGCTGAGGAGGACAGTGACACAGATATGGATGAGAGCAGGCCTGCTGAGGTCCACTGGGAAAGGGCCCAGCCTTCTGGCTTCACAGACAGTGATACTGATGTGGAAGAAGAAGGGATCCCCGCAACCCCAGCTGTAGTTCTTACGAAGAAGAGGCAAATCCTCCACGAAATTAGTAAAAAGATTCCTCAGGCACCTGCTTTGGTACATCTGCAGGAGAGCCCAGCCCATAGTGATACAGATGTGGAAGAAAGTGAGTTCCAACTGGCAGTCCCTCCAGAGAGAAACCAAGCCTCCGTGGTGATTGACAGCAATACAGATGATGAGGAAGAAGTCTTAGCAGCACTCACTTTGGCACATCTGAAAGAGAGCCAAGCTGATACATGGAACAGAGGTACTGATGTGGAAGAGAGCAGGGCCCAACCTGTGGCTCTTCTGGAGCAAAACCAAACCTCTGCTGGGAGAGACAGTGACACAGACTCGGAGGAGGAGGGGCTCCCAATCGAAAAGAAAGGAACTGTTCCCAAGTGTCATATAGACAAGGCATATTCAGAAAAAAGGCAGTCTCCTCTCCGAGACTGTGATCTAGGGGTGGACGAAGATAAGAGCTCACTTGGGGCCCATCTGCAGAGAAGCCAAGCCTCTGCCACAGTGGACATCAACACACAAGTGGAGGAGAAAGCCCTATCAGGACCAGCCGTTACACTTGTGGAGAAGCATCAAGTGCCTATGGTATGGACAAATCAAACAAATGTGGAAGTAGAAGGGGGCCAAGCAAAGCTGCCTGTAATGCATCTAGAGGAAACCCAGCCTCCTCCCCCTGGGGACTGTGAGACAGGTGCAGAAGAGGGCACATCCTTAGCAGCCTCAGTGGTGGCAGATACAGGAAAGTGCCAGCTTCCAGCAGAAGGGGATGCTGGGATGGAATGGGCTGCAGCTGTTCTTGAGCAGGAGAGAGCTCTTGAGGCAAGGGCCCAGGGTGAATCCCTTGTGTCACAGGTGGAGCAGGATCTTCTCCCTGTCTCGAGGGAGAACCTTACAGATCTTGTGGTGGACACAGGCACTTCAGGGGAACCCATCCagccacagagagagggagcccaaacccctacagaaagggagagagaattacATGTGGACAGGACCAAGGACTCTGGGGACAACCATGGTG ATTCTGAAGACTTGGACCTACAGGCTACCCAGTGCtttgtggagagagagaatcagagccCAGAAG CAGTCCAGAGCATGGAGGATGAAGCTACCCAGGCCTTCCTGGTTACTCTACCCCAAGACCCTGGCCCTTCCTGTTGCAGTTTCCAGGCCCCAG GTGCCCTGGATGAGCCATGGGAAGTCTTGGCAACACAGCCATTCTGTCTGAGAGAGTCTGAGGCCTCTGAGCCCCATCCCATTGCTGCCCATCTTGATGCCCATGGATCTTGCCCCTCTACACCCAGGACACCACCACAAGCCCAACATCCAGAGATCCCAGTTCATGAAGAGGCACTGGGGACTCAAGGCAGAGGGATGCAGACTGTGGAGAACGACATGGGTACaccaagggaagcagcagagggggTGACCCCTGAGAGAGGACTGTTGAACAGGGAAACCAAGAACCTgccagcagaagagagagaagatgttataggaaaagaagaattaaCCAGAGGAAAACAGATGTTAGCTAGAGATAATCAGGGACCAGAGTCTGACCAAAAGGTAAAAAGTGCAAGTATTGAAAGGAATACGGAGACTTTAAACATAGAAATTGAGATACCCAGGGAAGTACAAGAGGAAGAGATAGGAAAGCAGACTCTTGCAAGAgaagtatttgagagagaagcagagaaactaGTACTAGAGAGAGAAGATGAGCCAAGTGGATTAGGCATTGAGGTACCAGAAGAAAAACTGGAGAGCGGCCCACAGAGAggggaaacagagaaagggagcCAGGACCAGGAAGGGCAGGCCTCCCATCTAACACCAGAGCCTAGAGCAGGGACGGGAGACCATCAGGGACTCACTTCAACCCCAGGAGCTTCTGGGAACCAGTCAGATGGAGCCCCGATGAGCCccaggaggcagcagagag GCCACTGGACTTGCAAGATGCCACCTGCTGAGAAGGCCTCTGCG GGTGATCAGGAATCTGCAGATGCTTGTCTACCTCCTGCAGTGCCTGAAGCCTCAGCCCTCCACCACAACTCCCTCCTCTCTCAGAGTCAAAAACATCCTGTGCCCCAGCCCTTccattctccctctccatcttcttTAGAGCCCATTCCCAGAACCAGACAAAATGGGAATCAGGAAGTTCCAGAGACTACCTTGTCCTCAGACATGGAGCCTCTTCACTCAAAATCCAAAGTCAGGCTCCGAGGGTCCTCCAGGAAGACACCCTCTGCAGTTTCTTCTTTAGCCCTTGAACCACACTCTACCATCCCCACAGACCAGCCCCTCAGTCCTGAGCTCACATCTCGGGTCACTCGGGGCAGGACACGTAGGTCCTCTGTCATGACCCCTGAACTAGTTGTCCCCACAGCCCCTGAGCTCCAGACTTCCACCTCCAAAGACCAGCCTGTCATCTCTGAGTCAACATTGCAGGTCACTCGGGGTAGAACAAATAGGTTTTCTGTCAAGACCCCTGAACTTGTTGTTCCTATAGTCCCTGCAGTCAAGCCTTCCACCTCCAAGGAGCAGCCTGCCGCTACTGAGCTCATATCTCAGAGCAGGACCCATAAATCTGTCAAGACCCCTGAACCAGTTGTCTCCACAGCCACTCAGGGAAGGGCACATAGGTCTTCTGACAAGACTCCCAAAACAGTTATCCCCACAGCCCCTGAGCTCCAGCCTTCTACTTCCAAAGACCAGCCTGTCACCCCTGAGTGCACATCTAGGGTCACTTGGGGCCGTACACGTAGGTCCTCTATCAAGACTCCTGAACCAACTGTCCCCACAGTCCCTGAACTCCAGCCTTCCACCTCCAAAGACCAGTCTATCATCACTGAGACCATATCTGGGGCCACTCAAAGCAGGACATATAGGTCTTCTGGTAAGACCCCTGAGCCACATGTCCCAACAGCTCCTAAAGTCCAGCCTTCCATCGCCACAGACCAGCCTGTCACCCCTGAGCCCACATCTAGGGTCACTTGGGGCAGGACACGTAGATCCTCTGTCAAGACTCCTGAACCAACTGTCCCTACAGCCCCTGAAGTCCAGCCTTCCACCTCCAAAGACCAGCCTGTCATCACTGAGCCCACATCTGGGGCCCCTCACAGCAGGACACATAGGTCTTCTGGCAAGACCCCTGAGCCAGTTATCCCAATAGCTCCTGAAGTCCAGCCTTCCATCCCCACAGACCAGCCTGTCATCCCCAAACCCACATCTCAGGGCAGGACACCCAGGACTTCTATCAAGACCCCTGAGCCAATTGTCCCGACAACCCCTGAGCACCAGCTTACCACCCCTGGAGGCCAGCCTGTCACCCCCAAACGTACATCTCGGGGCAGGACACCTAGATCTTCTAGCAAGACCCCTAAATCAATTGTCTACACAGTCCCTGAGCTCCAGGCTTCCACCCCCACAGACCAGCCTGTCATCCCCAAACTTATATCTCTGGCCACTCGGGGCAGGACACAAAGGTCCTCTATCAAGACCTCTGAGCCAGTTGCCCCCACAGCCCCTGAACTCCAGCCTTCCTTCTCCACAGATCAGCCTGTCACTCCTGAGCCCACATCTCGGGCCACTCGGGGCAGGACATATAGGTCCTTTGTCAAGAtcccccaaccaactgagctcagagcccctgACCTTGAATCTCTCACCCCCACAGATCAGCTGGTCACCCCTAAGGCTCAGGGTTTTCAGGGTAAGACACTCAGGTCTTCTGGAATAAGTGCTGGGCCAGTTCTTACCACCCCTGAATTCCAGTCTCCTGTCCCCACAGACCAGCCTCTTCCCCCTGAGCCCATCTCTCAAGCCAATTGCAGCAGGAAGCTGAGGGCCACTAGGAAATATGGGTCCCTCACAGCTCCCATTGTCTGTGAGCCGTATTCTGCACTCCCTGAACCTAAATCTCGGTCCTCAGGGAACCAGAGACAAGGGGCAGTGAGAGTAGTTGAATCCCTCAGGACCACACCCAAGCCTGCCTTAGCCCAGCTTCCTGAGGCCCCCACTCATGCTACCCAGATCCAAAAGGTAGAGGGAGCAGGCAGATCAGAGTTCACCCCAGAGCCCCTGCCTAAGGCCTCTCAGAGATGCAAGAGGCCTTTGGCTACTGTAGATTCACCCCCACTTCAAAAACGGCTCCAAAGAGGGGAAGTCACCCAGAAGACAGTGTTcctcaaggaagaggaagaagatccAATGGAGAGGCCAAGGAAggaggag GATGTAGTGGCTCCAGGACcaggcaagagaaagagagaccaagcAGAGGAGGAGCCCAAGGGACTACCAAGCCGCAGCCTTCGACGCACCAAACCTAACCAAGAGTCCACAGCCCCCAAA GTACTTTTCACAGGAGTGGTGGATGCCCGTGGAGAGCGGGCAGTGCTGGCCCTGGGGGGGAGTCTGGCCAGCTCAGTGGCAGAGGCTTCCCACCTAGTGACTGATCGAGTCCGACGCACAGTCAAGTTCCTCTGTGCCCTGGGGCGGGGGATCCCCATCCTCTCCTTGGACTGGCTGCACCAG TCCCGCAAAGCTGGTTGCTTCTTGCCCCCGGATGAATATGTGGTGACTGATCCTGAGCAGGAGAAGAACTTCGGCTTCAGCCTTCGAGATGCCCTAAGCCGGGCTCGGGAACGAAGGTTGCTGGAG gGCTATGAGATCCACGTGACCCCAGGAGTCCAGCCCCCACCACCTCAGATGGGAGAGATCATCAGTTGCTGTGGAGGCACTGTACTACCCAGCATGCCCCGGTCCTATAAG CCTCAGAGAGTTGTGATTACATGCTCCCAGGACTTCCCTCGATGCTCTATTCCGTTTCGGGTTGGGCTGCCCATCCTCTCACCTGAGTTCCTGCTGACAGGAGTGCTGAAGCAGGAAGCCAAGCCAGAGGCCTTCATCCTCTCCACTTTGGAAATGTCATCCTCCTGA
- the MDC1 gene encoding mediator of DNA damage checkpoint protein 1 isoform X4, which translates to MEDTQAVNWDVEEEEETERCSESLGCSLEPVGRLHIFSSAHGPEKDFPLYLGKNMVGRMPDCSVTLPFSSISKQHAVIEILAWDKAPVLQDCGSLNGTQVLRPPKVLSPGVSHRLRDQELILFADLPCQYHRLNVPLPFVSRGPLTVEETPRVQGGTQPQRLLLAEDSEEEVDSPSERCVMKGQRTSPLAAVVPESDEEGPSPAPDGPGPPFAFSLDSDTDEEESQHPAAGEAFLAARRGSTAETEQPTAVATEIQLEKDQCSVKERNNGTEVERDARNGVVPLGATLARNQTAEEDSDTDMDESRPAEVHWERAQPSGFTDSDTDVEEEGIPATPAVVLTKKRQILHEISKKIPQAPALVHLQESPAHSDTDVEESEFQLAVPPERNQASVVIDSNTDDEEEVLAALTLAHLKESQADTWNRGTDVEESRAQPVALLEQNQTSAGRDSDTDSEEEGLPIEKKGTVPKCHIDKAYSEKRQSPLRDCDLGVDEDKSSLGAHLQRSQASATVDINTQVEEKALSGPAVTLVEKHQVPMVWTNQTNVEVEGGQAKLPVMHLEETQPPPPGDCETGAEEGTSLAASVVADTGKCQLPAEGDAGMEWAAAVLEQERALEARAQGESLVSQVEQDLLPVSRENLTDLVVDTGTSGEPIQPQREGAQTPTERERELHVDRTKDSGDNHGDSEDLDLQATQCFVERENQSPEAVQSMEDEATQAFLVTLPQDPGPSCCSFQAPGALDEPWEVLATQPFCLRESEASEPHPIAAHLDAHGSCPSTPRTPPQAQHPEIPVHEEALGTQGRGMQTVENDMGTPREAAEGVTPERGLLNRETKNLPAEEREDVIGKEELTRGKQMLARDNQGPESDQKVKSASIERNTETLNIEIEIPREVQEEEIGKQTLAREVFEREAEKLVLEREDEPSGLGIEVPEEKLESGPQRGETEKGSQDQEGQASHLTPEPRAGTGDHQGLTSTPGASGNQSDGAPMSPRRQQRGHWTCKMPPAEKASADVVAPGPGKRKRDQAEEEPKGLPSRSLRRTKPNQESTAPKVLFTGVVDARGERAVLALGGSLASSVAEASHLVTDRVRRTVKFLCALGRGIPILSLDWLHQSRKAGCFLPPDEYVVTDPEQEKNFGFSLRDALSRARERRLLEGYEIHVTPGVQPPPPQMGEIISCCGGTVLPSMPRSYKPQRVVITCSQDFPRCSIPFRVGLPILSPEFLLTGVLKQEAKPEAFILSTLEMSSS; encoded by the exons ATGGAGGACACCCAGGCTGTTAACTGGGATgttgaagaagaggaggagacagagagatgcAGTGAATCCTTAGGGTGTAGCTTGGAGCCCGTAGGGCGATTGCATATCTTCAGTAGTGCCCATGGACCAGAAAAAG ATTTCCCCCTGTATCTCGGGAAGAATATGGTGGGCCGAATGCCTGATTGCTCTGTGACCCTACCCTTTTCATCCATCTCCAAACAACATGCAGTGATTGAAATTTTGGCCTGGGACAAAGCGCCTGTCCTCCAAGATTGTGGCAGCCTCAATGGTACTCAAGTCCTAAGGCCTCCTAAGGTCCTAAGCCCAGGGGTGAGTCACCGGCTGAGGGACCAGGAGTTGATTCTCTTTGCTGACTTGCCCTGCCAGTACCATCGCCTGAATGTCCCCCTGCCCTTTGTTTCCCGGGGCCCTCTAACTGTAGAAGAGACACCCAGGGTACAGGGAGGAACTCAACCCCAGAGGCTCTTGTTGGCTGAGGACTCAGAGGAGGAAGTAG ATTCTCCTTCTGAAAGGTGTGTGATGAAAGGACAAAGGACCTCCCCTTTGGCAGCAGTAGTTCCAGAGAG TGATGAAGAAGGACCTTCTCCTGCCCCAGATGGCCCTGGGCCACCATTTGCCTTCAGCCTGGACAGTGACACAGATGAGGAAGAAAGTCAGCATCCAGCAGCAGGAGAGGCCTTCTTAGCTGCCAGAAGAGGCTCCACTGCAGAGACAGAACAGCCTACAGCTGTGGCAACTGAAATCCAGCTTGAAAAGGATCAGTGTTCAGTGAAGGAGAGGAACAATGGCACAGAAGTTGAGAGGGATGCAAGGAATGGGGTGGTCCCACTTGGGGCCACTCTGGCAAGAAACCAAACTGCTGAGGAGGACAGTGACACAGATATGGATGAGAGCAGGCCTGCTGAGGTCCACTGGGAAAGGGCCCAGCCTTCTGGCTTCACAGACAGTGATACTGATGTGGAAGAAGAAGGGATCCCCGCAACCCCAGCTGTAGTTCTTACGAAGAAGAGGCAAATCCTCCACGAAATTAGTAAAAAGATTCCTCAGGCACCTGCTTTGGTACATCTGCAGGAGAGCCCAGCCCATAGTGATACAGATGTGGAAGAAAGTGAGTTCCAACTGGCAGTCCCTCCAGAGAGAAACCAAGCCTCCGTGGTGATTGACAGCAATACAGATGATGAGGAAGAAGTCTTAGCAGCACTCACTTTGGCACATCTGAAAGAGAGCCAAGCTGATACATGGAACAGAGGTACTGATGTGGAAGAGAGCAGGGCCCAACCTGTGGCTCTTCTGGAGCAAAACCAAACCTCTGCTGGGAGAGACAGTGACACAGACTCGGAGGAGGAGGGGCTCCCAATCGAAAAGAAAGGAACTGTTCCCAAGTGTCATATAGACAAGGCATATTCAGAAAAAAGGCAGTCTCCTCTCCGAGACTGTGATCTAGGGGTGGACGAAGATAAGAGCTCACTTGGGGCCCATCTGCAGAGAAGCCAAGCCTCTGCCACAGTGGACATCAACACACAAGTGGAGGAGAAAGCCCTATCAGGACCAGCCGTTACACTTGTGGAGAAGCATCAAGTGCCTATGGTATGGACAAATCAAACAAATGTGGAAGTAGAAGGGGGCCAAGCAAAGCTGCCTGTAATGCATCTAGAGGAAACCCAGCCTCCTCCCCCTGGGGACTGTGAGACAGGTGCAGAAGAGGGCACATCCTTAGCAGCCTCAGTGGTGGCAGATACAGGAAAGTGCCAGCTTCCAGCAGAAGGGGATGCTGGGATGGAATGGGCTGCAGCTGTTCTTGAGCAGGAGAGAGCTCTTGAGGCAAGGGCCCAGGGTGAATCCCTTGTGTCACAGGTGGAGCAGGATCTTCTCCCTGTCTCGAGGGAGAACCTTACAGATCTTGTGGTGGACACAGGCACTTCAGGGGAACCCATCCagccacagagagagggagcccaaacccctacagaaagggagagagaattacATGTGGACAGGACCAAGGACTCTGGGGACAACCATGGTG ATTCTGAAGACTTGGACCTACAGGCTACCCAGTGCtttgtggagagagagaatcagagccCAGAAG CAGTCCAGAGCATGGAGGATGAAGCTACCCAGGCCTTCCTGGTTACTCTACCCCAAGACCCTGGCCCTTCCTGTTGCAGTTTCCAGGCCCCAG GTGCCCTGGATGAGCCATGGGAAGTCTTGGCAACACAGCCATTCTGTCTGAGAGAGTCTGAGGCCTCTGAGCCCCATCCCATTGCTGCCCATCTTGATGCCCATGGATCTTGCCCCTCTACACCCAGGACACCACCACAAGCCCAACATCCAGAGATCCCAGTTCATGAAGAGGCACTGGGGACTCAAGGCAGAGGGATGCAGACTGTGGAGAACGACATGGGTACaccaagggaagcagcagagggggTGACCCCTGAGAGAGGACTGTTGAACAGGGAAACCAAGAACCTgccagcagaagagagagaagatgttataggaaaagaagaattaaCCAGAGGAAAACAGATGTTAGCTAGAGATAATCAGGGACCAGAGTCTGACCAAAAGGTAAAAAGTGCAAGTATTGAAAGGAATACGGAGACTTTAAACATAGAAATTGAGATACCCAGGGAAGTACAAGAGGAAGAGATAGGAAAGCAGACTCTTGCAAGAgaagtatttgagagagaagcagagaaactaGTACTAGAGAGAGAAGATGAGCCAAGTGGATTAGGCATTGAGGTACCAGAAGAAAAACTGGAGAGCGGCCCACAGAGAggggaaacagagaaagggagcCAGGACCAGGAAGGGCAGGCCTCCCATCTAACACCAGAGCCTAGAGCAGGGACGGGAGACCATCAGGGACTCACTTCAACCCCAGGAGCTTCTGGGAACCAGTCAGATGGAGCCCCGATGAGCCccaggaggcagcagagag GCCACTGGACTTGCAAGATGCCACCTGCTGAGAAGGCCTCTGCG GATGTAGTGGCTCCAGGACcaggcaagagaaagagagaccaagcAGAGGAGGAGCCCAAGGGACTACCAAGCCGCAGCCTTCGACGCACCAAACCTAACCAAGAGTCCACAGCCCCCAAA GTACTTTTCACAGGAGTGGTGGATGCCCGTGGAGAGCGGGCAGTGCTGGCCCTGGGGGGGAGTCTGGCCAGCTCAGTGGCAGAGGCTTCCCACCTAGTGACTGATCGAGTCCGACGCACAGTCAAGTTCCTCTGTGCCCTGGGGCGGGGGATCCCCATCCTCTCCTTGGACTGGCTGCACCAG TCCCGCAAAGCTGGTTGCTTCTTGCCCCCGGATGAATATGTGGTGACTGATCCTGAGCAGGAGAAGAACTTCGGCTTCAGCCTTCGAGATGCCCTAAGCCGGGCTCGGGAACGAAGGTTGCTGGAG gGCTATGAGATCCACGTGACCCCAGGAGTCCAGCCCCCACCACCTCAGATGGGAGAGATCATCAGTTGCTGTGGAGGCACTGTACTACCCAGCATGCCCCGGTCCTATAAG CCTCAGAGAGTTGTGATTACATGCTCCCAGGACTTCCCTCGATGCTCTATTCCGTTTCGGGTTGGGCTGCCCATCCTCTCACCTGAGTTCCTGCTGACAGGAGTGCTGAAGCAGGAAGCCAAGCCAGAGGCCTTCATCCTCTCCACTTTGGAAATGTCATCCTCCTGA